The genome window GAAGGCGTTCCTGGAAGAGGTCTTTGGAAGAAACTGAACTCCGCGTTATTGGCGTGGTGGCCATCGCACTCAATGCCGGCTTTGAGAGCATCGAACTCCGTACGGTTACAGCTTCGGACCATCCTTGCGGCAGAGTGATCGCGCTTTGGACGGATGACGCCAGTTGAATTCGAGGCTAGGCAGCTTAGTCCTGCGGCATAAGACCGACGCAATGTCCGCAGTGCGCCAACACCGGTCATTGGAAGAGCGACTGCCGGGATGCTCCTGCGGCATGGCGGCAGTCGATCATGCTTAGGCCACGTCCTGGAGCTGGGCCTCGCCGTTGTGCAAGAAGCACGCTTTGGAGAAGAGCCCTAAATCGACGAGGTTGGGCAGGCGAACATCCCGCAGATCCGGCAGGCGCTTGCTTTCAGGATCAAAAGACCGGTCAATCTGGGAGATGAACCCGAGTATAACGCCGGTCTTTCTGGCGAAAGCGCCAAGCGCAAGAACTTGCTCTGAAAGCGCAGGCTTGCTTCGCTGCTGGTCGAGTACCTGCAGGTAGTCGATTACGGCAACTGTTCCTCTCTCCGATCCCGACAAATGGCGGATGATGTATTCCGCGCTGATTTCATTGGACGTGACAATCTCCAGCGTATCGCCAATACCGGAAGGGGCTTTTTCCAAAGACCGGATGTGTTTTCTTGCCTGTTGTTCAGTGAATTCCAACGTAAAGAACACCGCTCTCCGCTCATCTCGGGCGGCGTCGAGCAAAAGCTGAAGTCCAAGCTTGGTCTTGCCATGGCCGGGGCGTCCAGCCACTAACAGCAGATCACCGTCATCCAGACGGGATAATATTGTCTCCGAAAGCGCCGCTGCCGCGATTTGCGACGAAAGTAAACTCCATCGCGCAAATCCCTCCTCACGAGCGATTTGATCCAGTGCGTCGTGCAGAGGGACACCATTGTGTCGAGCCATGAGTTTGGCGCGACGTTTCAATTGGAATATGGGGGCAGAAAGCTTCATCAAAGAACCTCCATTCCGAGCCAGAAACGCAACCCCTCCTTATGCGACGCTCGAACAGATGGTTCGACGATGATGATCTCACCCCGTATGTGCGATACTTCCCCAAAAGGAGGGGGGAGGCGTGGGCCAAGCCTGTGGAGCGGAGACTAGCGGTCCGCGTGATTCGTCGCAAGCATCAATGGCCGCAAAGGGCCAACACCAGACTTTGGGCCCGGTGGAGAACAGCCAGCTCGTGCGCGAATTGTCGGAGCGATCTATCTGGCCAGAATCGACCTGCAGCTCGATGACACCTCGCATTCACCGCAAGGAAGAGGCGAGAAGGAACAAGGCAAAAACAGAAAGTGAGTTCTCTCCTGGTCTATCTTTTTCGCCACCGAAGGAGGGAACCCCTTTTCCACGTTCGGCGGTGTAGTTGATACAGTTACAAACTCCGGCCGAGTGATCGCGCTTATTGATATTTTCGGACGCATGACGCCAGTTGAATTCGCGCCGAGACAGCTCACCCCTGCTGCATAGACCGACTTAGTTTCTGCTTCGCAGATTTCAGTCATTGACAGCAACCGGCTGTGAGAGCAGACCTTTAACTGGCTGACACGCTTGAGCGCTTGCAGGCGTGAGGTTGGGGCCAAGTGTTTGACGCTGACGGGAGAGCTTTTCCTCGCTACTGGCGCAGACAGGGAGTATATTTGTTTGTTGACGCTGAGACACAGAGGCCCAGCGACAGAGAACTCAAGACACCTTTTAAATTGGGTGCGTTCTGTATTGACACTTACTTGGCACGCTTAAGTTTTCTGTCCTGCCTAAATCGTCCTTTGCGTAATTCTGACCGGAATCTTTATTGCTTAGTTTGGAGGGGCAGCGTTCCGATGCAGATCATCCAGAGCTGCGGCACACGCTCATTATCCTAAACGGGCGCACAGCTGCATTCCGGGAACGTTGAAATCGAAAGGAGGACTCACCCATGAAACCGCGATCCCTCAGCGCGCGCCGTATTGGCGTGCTCATGTTCTCACTGTGTGCTTTCGGGTTGATGACGTCAGCCTCGATGACCGCTGAAAGCAAATTCGTCGTCGAGCTGGTGGTTGAAAAAAAGGTGAAAGAACTGCCGTCCGCACCGTTGTACTGGCGTGTGGAGAATTTCCCGACGCTGACGCAGGCCCAGGGCGCTGTAGGCCCGACCTCGCTTGCGGCTGAGGTCGCGGGCAAGGTATGGCTGTTCACGCTAGGACCGAAGGATGGCTCTACGCCCGGTGGAACCAAGGTCGCCGAGATCGGACCCCTTTCGCCGATCAGCGCGAGCGAGTATTTGCTGCGCGTCAACCGCGCCGGTGGAGCGCCCGGTGCCAAGTCGTCCATCCATACACATCCAGGACCGGAGGTCTTCTATGTACTGGCCGGCAAGCTCGGTCAGAGAACGCCCCACGGCGTGGCCTATGCCGAAGCCGGCACGACCATGGCCGGACACGGGGCGGACACGCCGATGGAAGTGTTCAGCGCCGGTACAACCGATCTCAATCAGCTGGCCATCTTCGTGGTAGACGCGGATCGGCCGTTCTCGTCCCCGGCCACCCTCGACTGAGGCGAAGTTTCGTGGGGTGGCGCGAGTGTCTGGTACGATCTAAGGCGGCACCCCAGCGAAGATCCGCATGGTTCCAATAGTTGGATTTTCGCTTACATGCATCATCGAATGTACTTCCGCTCACCACCCATTGCTGAGGTTCGAATCTGACGCGGGCGAACGGCAGCAATGGGGCCAACACCAGACTTTGGGCCCGGTGGAAAACAGCCAGCTCGTGCGCGAATTGTCGGAGCGATCTATCTGGCCAGAATCGACCTGCAGCTCGATGACACCTCGTATTCACCGCAAGGAAGAGGCGAGATCGAAAAAGGAGCAAACTCAACGTGAGTTCTCTCCTGGTCGATCAATTTTCGTCACCGAAAGAGGAAACCCTTTTGCCACGTTCGGCGGTATCGT of Phyllobacterium zundukense contains these proteins:
- a CDS encoding DNA helicase, coding for MARHNGVPLHDALDQIAREEGFARWSLLSSQIAAAALSETILSRLDDGDLLLVAGRPGHGKTKLGLQLLLDAARDERRAVFFTLEFTEQQARKHIRSLEKAPSGIGDTLEIVTSNEISAEYIIRHLSGSERGTVAVIDYLQVLDQQRSKPALSEQVLALGAFARKTGVILGFISQIDRSFDPESKRLPDLRDVRLPNLVDLGLFSKACFLHNGEAQLQDVA
- a CDS encoding cupin domain-containing protein, which gives rise to MKPRSLSARRIGVLMFSLCAFGLMTSASMTAESKFVVELVVEKKVKELPSAPLYWRVENFPTLTQAQGAVGPTSLAAEVAGKVWLFTLGPKDGSTPGGTKVAEIGPLSPISASEYLLRVNRAGGAPGAKSSIHTHPGPEVFYVLAGKLGQRTPHGVAYAEAGTTMAGHGADTPMEVFSAGTTDLNQLAIFVVDADRPFSSPATLD
- the nusG gene encoding transcription termination/antitermination protein NusG, coding for MVPIVGFSLTCIIECTSAHHPLLRFESDAGERQQWGQHQTLGPVENSQLVRELSERSIWPESTCSSMTPRIHRKEEARSKKEQTQREFSPGRSIFVTERGNPFATFGGIVDEVTNAGRAIALIDIFGRLTPVEFEPRQLTPAA